The following proteins come from a genomic window of Herpetosiphon gulosus:
- the rny gene encoding ribonuclease Y: protein MEPGGNPVDFILPALALLIGLAAGAGGAYVWLTKKSGVALAQAEAAAQLQLEQAKTEYKQLQLKAREEQQQLREVGENELREARNRLQKQEERVNRKEETLERKLDQTEKRDRQLGQRERAVENLHSEAERLRAAQQAELERVAGLTNEQAREIILSRVEQETRAEAARRIHEIEAAAKLDGDRIARKIVGLAIQRCASDYVAEITVSTVQLPSEELKGRIIGREGRNIRAFEQITGVDIIVDDTPEAVTLSCHDPVRREVARLTLNRLLKDGRIHPARIEEVADKTRQDLEQIIREEGERVAYEANVQGLHPDLLKILGRLKYRTSYGQNVLQHSLECAFLAGAMAAELGANVQVAKTAALLHDIGKAIDHDVQGPHALIGADIARRLGRNAAVVHAIAAHHNDEEPQTVEAFLVQAADAISGGRPGARRETIDLYIKRLEALEHVATSFPGVQRAFAIQAGREVRVMVQPDALDDLESIHLAREVAKKIESTLQYPGQIKVTVIRETRAVDYAR, encoded by the coding sequence ATTGAGCCAGGAGGAAACCCTGTGGACTTTATCCTTCCAGCTCTGGCTTTACTCATTGGCCTAGCTGCAGGCGCAGGCGGTGCCTATGTTTGGTTAACGAAAAAATCTGGTGTAGCACTGGCCCAAGCTGAAGCAGCAGCACAACTACAATTAGAACAAGCCAAGACTGAGTACAAACAATTGCAATTAAAAGCCCGCGAAGAACAACAACAGCTGCGGGAAGTTGGTGAAAACGAACTCCGCGAAGCTCGCAATCGCTTGCAAAAACAAGAAGAGCGGGTCAATCGCAAAGAAGAAACTCTCGAACGTAAGCTCGACCAAACCGAAAAGCGCGATCGCCAGTTAGGCCAGCGCGAGCGAGCGGTCGAAAACTTACACAGCGAAGCCGAACGCCTACGCGCAGCCCAACAAGCTGAGCTAGAGCGGGTCGCAGGTCTCACTAACGAACAAGCACGTGAAATTATTCTCTCTCGTGTTGAACAAGAAACCCGTGCCGAGGCTGCTCGCCGCATCCACGAAATCGAAGCGGCAGCAAAGCTCGATGGCGATCGGATTGCACGCAAAATCGTTGGGTTGGCGATCCAACGCTGTGCATCAGATTATGTCGCCGAAATTACTGTAAGCACGGTACAACTGCCCAGCGAGGAACTCAAGGGTCGGATTATCGGGCGCGAAGGGCGCAATATTCGCGCATTCGAGCAAATTACTGGTGTCGATATTATTGTCGATGATACGCCCGAAGCGGTCACACTCTCTTGCCACGACCCAGTACGTCGTGAAGTAGCCCGCTTAACCCTGAACCGATTGTTGAAAGATGGTCGGATTCACCCCGCCCGCATTGAGGAAGTCGCTGATAAAACCCGCCAAGACCTTGAGCAAATAATCCGCGAAGAAGGCGAACGCGTGGCCTACGAAGCCAACGTCCAAGGCCTTCATCCAGATCTCTTGAAGATTCTGGGGCGGTTGAAATATCGTACTAGCTACGGCCAAAATGTCTTGCAGCATTCGTTAGAATGTGCCTTTTTGGCAGGAGCGATGGCAGCAGAATTGGGTGCCAATGTGCAGGTTGCCAAGACCGCAGCGCTGCTCCATGATATTGGGAAAGCCATTGACCACGATGTACAAGGGCCGCACGCGTTAATCGGGGCTGATATTGCCCGACGGCTTGGCCGCAACGCGGCGGTAGTTCATGCAATTGCTGCCCATCATAACGATGAGGAACCTCAAACTGTTGAGGCTTTTCTTGTTCAAGCCGCCGATGCTATCTCTGGTGGTCGCCCAGGCGCTCGCCGCGAGACCATCGACTTGTATATTAAGCGGCTCGAAGCTCTTGAACATGTCGCCACATCGTTTCCTGGTGTTCAACGGGCATTCGCAATTCAAGCCGGTCGGGAAGTCCGGGTTATGGTGCAACCCGATGCGCTTGACGATCTGGAAAGTATTCATTTGGCTCGCGAAGTGGCCAAAAAGATCGAGAGTACCCTGCAATATCCAGGTCAAATCAAAGTTACCGTCATCCGCGAAACCCGTGCGGTTGATTATGCACGGTAA
- a CDS encoding stage V sporulation protein S, translating into MAYQLDRFSNDDQRTTSADAPSNAGAVHNDAEVLKVSTRSRPSAVAGAIAGVIREAGHAEVQSIGAGATNQAIKAVAIARSYLQEEGIDIVCVPSFIDVAIDEEERTAIRLLIKKG; encoded by the coding sequence ATGGCGTATCAACTAGATCGCTTTAGCAACGACGACCAACGGACCACTTCAGCCGATGCGCCCAGCAATGCTGGCGCAGTGCACAACGATGCCGAAGTATTAAAGGTCTCTACCCGTTCACGCCCATCGGCTGTTGCCGGGGCCATTGCCGGAGTTATTCGCGAGGCGGGCCATGCCGAAGTTCAATCGATCGGCGCTGGCGCAACCAATCAGGCGATTAAAGCCGTAGCAATCGCTCGCTCATATCTGCAAGAAGAAGGAATCGATATTGTATGTGTGCCTTCGTTTATTGATGTTGCCATCGATGAAGAGGAACGCACTGCGATTCGCTTATTAATTAAAAAAGGCTAA
- a CDS encoding protein kinase, with the protein MTINCYACQTVVTATDVRCSQCHQPLLLRNRYRVKGLLGQGGFGVVYEAFDVDLARHYAIKLITANSPAMREQVNVEAQILAQHARQLPFIPEIYDIWSDGNVIALVMEFISGTTVGALIETHERIAPNIVEHFLTIMLGQLAQLHALNIIHRDIKPENIKRTADERLVLLDFGIAKRSQSTETAAKAFSLFYASPEQTRGRATDARSDLYSLGATAYHMLTGHAPVPAESRISGHVRLRRPSELADNVPAGLDTLILQLLEPDPNKRPDSAKAALQLLKQPSKATASTNENNTVRGPRVVSSAGQATIALNGAKLPEVAQVKIKPRWYAMGIVSLLIIAGLIGWQVLMTMQSAGAVEATPTSPMIGIINLPSSTPTATSIPATSEPTAEPTLELPTAVIQPSPEPTQVPPTIEPMPEPTPLAPEISQLADLINQFRSQNGVAALTLQPQVLAVAQAHSSDMANNNYFSNSNQAGQTIGDLLRQANYIASFWNVHISAGHSNPQAAFNALINDPALQAELLNPNITEFGIGHAQNAQATYGHYWTVVYSQP; encoded by the coding sequence ATGACGATCAACTGTTATGCATGTCAAACCGTTGTGACAGCAACGGATGTTCGTTGTTCGCAATGTCATCAGCCTCTGCTGCTGCGCAATCGCTACCGCGTCAAAGGTTTGCTCGGTCAAGGTGGGTTTGGGGTGGTCTATGAGGCTTTCGATGTTGATTTAGCTCGTCATTATGCGATTAAATTGATCACTGCCAACTCGCCAGCTATGCGCGAACAGGTCAACGTCGAAGCTCAAATTCTGGCTCAGCATGCCCGCCAACTGCCATTTATTCCCGAAATTTACGATATTTGGAGCGATGGCAATGTGATCGCGTTGGTGATGGAGTTTATTAGCGGCACAACGGTTGGGGCATTAATCGAAACCCACGAGCGCATTGCGCCCAATATTGTCGAACATTTTCTAACAATTATGCTGGGCCAGCTAGCCCAATTGCATGCGCTCAATATTATTCATCGTGATATTAAGCCAGAGAATATCAAGCGTACCGCTGATGAACGTTTGGTGCTGCTCGATTTTGGCATCGCCAAGCGCAGCCAAAGCACTGAAACTGCCGCCAAAGCTTTTTCGCTGTTTTATGCCTCGCCTGAGCAAACCCGTGGTCGAGCAACCGATGCCCGCTCCGATTTGTATAGCCTTGGGGCAACCGCCTACCACATGCTGACTGGCCATGCGCCAGTTCCAGCTGAATCGCGGATTTCGGGCCATGTACGGCTGCGCCGTCCCAGCGAATTGGCCGATAATGTGCCAGCAGGGTTGGATACGCTCATCTTACAATTGTTGGAGCCAGATCCAAATAAACGCCCCGATTCGGCTAAAGCTGCTTTGCAATTGCTCAAACAACCAAGCAAAGCCACGGCTAGCACCAACGAAAACAATACTGTACGCGGGCCGCGCGTGGTTTCGAGTGCCGGCCAAGCCACAATTGCGCTCAATGGGGCCAAACTGCCGGAAGTAGCCCAAGTCAAAATCAAGCCACGCTGGTATGCCATGGGGATTGTTAGCTTGCTAATTATTGCAGGCCTGATTGGTTGGCAAGTGCTTATGACGATGCAATCAGCTGGGGCAGTCGAAGCAACGCCGACATCACCAATGATTGGAATTATTAATTTACCATCAAGCACGCCCACCGCTACCAGCATTCCTGCTACAAGTGAGCCAACCGCTGAGCCAACCCTCGAATTACCAACCGCCGTGATTCAGCCCAGCCCTGAGCCAACTCAGGTGCCACCAACGATTGAGCCAATGCCTGAGCCAACCCCGCTTGCTCCAGAAATTAGCCAGTTGGCCGATTTGATCAACCAGTTTCGCAGCCAAAATGGAGTTGCAGCACTGACCTTGCAACCGCAAGTGCTGGCCGTGGCTCAAGCCCACAGCAGCGACATGGCTAACAACAACTATTTCAGCAATTCCAACCAAGCAGGCCAAACAATTGGCGATTTGCTGCGCCAAGCCAACTATATTGCCAGCTTCTGGAATGTGCATATCAGTGCGGGCCATAGCAATCCCCAAGCTGCTTTCAACGCATTGATCAATGATCCAGCTTTGCAAGCCGAGTTGCTTAACCCCAATATTACTGAGTTTGGCATTGGTCATGCCCAAAATGCTCAAGCCACCTACGGCCACTATTGGACAGTTGTCTACAGCCAACCCTAA
- a CDS encoding LacI family DNA-binding transcriptional regulator has protein sequence MAYTIKDVAKRAGVGIATVSRVLNESPNVLPETRARVLAVIDELGYRPNHAARQLVTAKTNAIAIILPFLTRPFFIEVLRGIEAVVANSEYQLIIFNVDSPEQRTRYFNTLPFLGRTDGLLIVSLPLAPPEIKRLQAANLPAVMIDTQAANLPSVVVDNVGGAFKAVEHLISQGHQRIGFVSGQLEPDLGFTVNRDRRRGYEAALTAHHLPLQPEYLRAGFDRRDWGHQAALELLALPEPPSAIFAANDDLAFGVIDALRERGLKVGEDIAVVGYDDLEMAQLVGLTTIHQPMEQMGRKGAEVLLAALNEGTRRPTLYTLPVDLIERTSSSSKLSQA, from the coding sequence ATGGCATATACAATTAAAGATGTGGCGAAACGGGCGGGAGTTGGCATTGCAACCGTTTCGCGGGTGCTCAACGAATCGCCCAACGTGCTACCAGAAACCCGTGCCAGAGTTTTGGCAGTCATTGACGAGCTTGGCTATCGGCCAAATCATGCTGCTCGTCAACTGGTAACCGCCAAAACCAATGCGATTGCGATTATTCTGCCCTTCCTTACGCGGCCATTTTTTATTGAAGTGCTGCGGGGCATCGAGGCAGTTGTGGCCAATTCTGAATATCAGTTGATTATTTTTAATGTTGATTCGCCGGAACAACGCACACGCTACTTTAATACTCTGCCATTTTTGGGGCGTACCGATGGGCTGTTGATTGTTTCGCTACCTTTGGCTCCACCTGAAATCAAACGCCTACAAGCTGCCAACTTACCAGCCGTGATGATCGACACTCAAGCTGCTAACTTGCCCTCGGTGGTGGTCGATAATGTGGGTGGAGCTTTCAAAGCCGTCGAACATCTGATCAGTCAAGGCCATCAGCGGATTGGTTTTGTTTCGGGGCAGTTGGAGCCAGATTTGGGTTTTACCGTCAACCGCGATCGGCGGCGTGGCTATGAAGCGGCCCTTACCGCGCATCATCTGCCCTTGCAGCCTGAATATCTGCGGGCGGGCTTTGATCGGCGTGATTGGGGCCATCAGGCGGCGCTTGAATTGCTGGCCTTGCCCGAGCCGCCAAGCGCCATTTTTGCTGCCAACGACGATTTAGCCTTTGGCGTGATCGATGCTTTGCGCGAACGCGGCTTGAAGGTGGGCGAAGATATTGCCGTGGTTGGCTATGATGATCTCGAAATGGCCCAGTTGGTGGGCTTAACCACAATTCATCAGCCAATGGAGCAAATGGGCCGTAAAGGAGCCGAGGTTTTGCTGGCCGCGCTGAATGAAGGCACGCGCCGCCCAACCCTCTACACTTTGCCCGTCGATCTGATCGAACGCACCAGCAGCAGCAGCAAACTCAGCCAAGCATAA
- a CDS encoding PfkB family carbohydrate kinase — protein MTQALCLGELLVDFVPTEAGLGVANTPLWQRAAGGAPANVAVGLARLGIASGFLGMVGADPFGDFLADTLAQHNVNIQGLRRTEQARTALAFVALQADGERDFMFYRHPSADMLFAPSDLDPRQFAKLELLHFGSISASNDLGYQTTLRAIELAHANGAVLSFDPNLRAALWPSLEAARRVMLKLLPLAQIVKLSREEAEFLTALADPLAAAQSLWHKRSQVIVVTDGSAGCWYQTAAGSGHVAAPKVQAIDATGAGDSFVACLLAQLIQQPSLSDAQTEFERALHRACIAGALATLVRGAIPGLPTAQQIEQFQQ, from the coding sequence ATGACACAGGCTTTATGTCTCGGTGAATTATTGGTGGATTTTGTGCCAACCGAAGCTGGTTTAGGGGTTGCCAATACGCCGCTCTGGCAACGCGCTGCTGGTGGTGCGCCTGCCAACGTTGCGGTTGGCTTAGCACGTTTGGGCATTGCCAGTGGCTTTTTGGGCATGGTCGGGGCCGATCCTTTTGGCGATTTTTTGGCCGATACCTTGGCTCAGCACAATGTCAACATCCAAGGCCTACGCCGCACTGAGCAAGCTCGCACCGCCTTGGCATTTGTGGCGTTGCAAGCCGATGGTGAACGTGATTTTATGTTTTATCGCCATCCTAGTGCTGATATGTTGTTCGCGCCAAGCGATCTTGACCCACGCCAATTTGCCAAGCTTGAGCTTTTGCATTTTGGCTCGATCAGCGCCAGCAACGATTTGGGCTATCAAACCACCTTACGCGCAATTGAACTAGCCCATGCCAATGGCGCGGTGCTCTCGTTTGACCCCAATTTGCGGGCAGCGCTTTGGCCCTCGCTGGAAGCAGCGCGACGAGTGATGCTTAAGCTCTTGCCATTGGCCCAAATCGTCAAACTCAGTCGTGAGGAAGCCGAATTCCTGACGGCGCTGGCTGATCCACTGGCCGCCGCTCAAAGCTTATGGCATAAACGCAGCCAAGTGATTGTCGTGACCGATGGCAGCGCAGGCTGTTGGTATCAAACTGCTGCTGGCTCGGGCCATGTAGCCGCGCCCAAAGTGCAGGCAATTGATGCAACCGGCGCTGGCGATAGCTTTGTAGCCTGTTTATTAGCTCAATTAATTCAGCAACCTAGCCTATCCGATGCTCAAACTGAATTTGAGCGAGCCTTACATCGTGCCTGTATTGCCGGAGCCTTGGCAACTCTTGTACGTGGAGCAATTCCAGGCTTGCCCACCGCTCAGCAAATTGAGCAATTTCAGCAATAA
- a CDS encoding ParA family protein, producing the protein MAPRIIAVANQKGGVGKTTSTVNIAAELVARGQRVLVIDLDPQGNATTSLGINKKALKATVYDVLLGNAPTEIVLTATGREQLQLLPATVELAGAEVELVDEHRREHRLRDALAPVATSFDTIMIDCPPSLGLLTINALCAAHGVIIPLQCEYLALEGLAQLKNTIDLVRTSLNPALTILGVVMTMYDGRTNLAQQVVSEVRQYFPQRIFNTLVPRSIRLSEAPSHGQTIREYDPTSKGAMAYAMLVDELSRRLEAA; encoded by the coding sequence ATGGCACCACGAATTATTGCAGTAGCAAATCAAAAAGGCGGCGTTGGCAAAACCACCTCGACCGTAAATATCGCTGCGGAGCTTGTTGCCCGTGGCCAACGGGTGTTGGTGATTGATCTTGATCCGCAGGGTAATGCCACCACCAGTTTGGGCATTAACAAAAAAGCACTCAAAGCCACGGTGTATGATGTGCTTTTAGGCAATGCACCGACTGAAATTGTGTTAACCGCAACTGGCCGTGAGCAATTGCAACTGCTGCCAGCAACTGTTGAGCTAGCTGGGGCCGAAGTTGAGTTAGTTGATGAGCATCGGCGGGAGCACCGTCTGCGTGATGCTTTGGCTCCAGTTGCTACATCCTTCGATACGATTATGATCGATTGCCCACCATCGTTGGGCTTGCTAACCATAAACGCCTTATGTGCCGCTCATGGGGTCATTATCCCATTGCAATGTGAATATTTGGCCTTGGAAGGCTTGGCTCAACTCAAAAATACGATCGATCTGGTGCGCACATCGCTCAACCCCGCGTTGACTATTTTAGGGGTGGTGATGACGATGTACGATGGCCGCACCAATTTGGCGCAGCAGGTCGTCTCCGAGGTGCGCCAATATTTTCCGCAACGAATTTTCAATACCTTAGTTCCCCGCTCGATTCGCCTGAGTGAAGCCCCCAGCCATGGCCAAACGATTCGCGAGTATGATCCAACTAGCAAGGGCGCGATGGCCTATGCCATGCTGGTCGATGAACTAAGTCGCAGGCTGGAGGCGGCATGA
- a CDS encoding ParB/RepB/Spo0J family partition protein, producing MNPKKRGLGQGLGALIRPDPTTSTPMVGALHSVPIESIEANPHQPRQIFTAEALEELSASIATHGILQPLVVTRTATGYELIAGERRWRAAQQAGLSEVPVIIKEVTPQERLELALVENIQRADLNPLEEAQAYQLLRDEFGLTQQAIAERVGKSRPAVANALRLLTMPSALQQAVMEQQLTAGHLKQLITIDDERIQILAMEQILEFRLSVREAEKMAQLIKHESQTPAQARIAIQQRGAAPRASRRNGAPTPAAPTRNIIPVEPVVPNVDDTAAVDQLTRQLGTKVEVKRQGNGGYVRIDFYSDEQLIALIESLLNGETL from the coding sequence ATGAACCCCAAAAAACGTGGTTTGGGCCAAGGCTTAGGAGCGCTGATTCGCCCTGATCCCACAACGTCAACACCAATGGTTGGCGCATTGCATAGCGTGCCAATCGAATCAATCGAGGCGAATCCACATCAGCCGCGCCAAATTTTCACTGCCGAAGCGCTCGAAGAATTGAGCGCTTCGATTGCGACCCATGGAATTTTGCAACCCTTGGTGGTGACTCGTACCGCGACTGGCTATGAGTTGATCGCTGGCGAACGCCGCTGGCGAGCAGCTCAACAAGCTGGATTAAGCGAAGTTCCAGTGATCATCAAAGAGGTTACGCCCCAAGAGCGGCTTGAATTGGCCTTGGTTGAAAATATCCAGCGAGCCGATTTGAATCCATTGGAAGAAGCTCAAGCCTATCAATTGTTGCGCGATGAGTTTGGCCTCACCCAGCAAGCAATTGCCGAACGAGTTGGCAAAAGCCGACCTGCGGTTGCTAACGCATTGCGTTTGCTCACAATGCCCTCAGCCTTACAACAAGCAGTGATGGAGCAGCAACTCACGGCGGGGCATCTCAAGCAGTTGATCACGATTGACGATGAGCGCATCCAAATTTTGGCGATGGAGCAAATTCTTGAGTTTCGGCTTTCGGTGCGCGAGGCCGAAAAAATGGCCCAGTTGATTAAGCACGAAAGCCAAACCCCAGCTCAAGCCAGAATCGCAATTCAGCAACGCGGCGCGGCTCCACGGGCATCGCGGCGCAATGGTGCACCAACGCCAGCAGCCCCAACTCGCAACATCATTCCAGTTGAGCCAGTAGTACCCAACGTTGACGATACGGCGGCGGTCGATCAACTGACCCGTCAACTTGGCACCAAAGTTGAAGTTAAACGCCAAGGCAATGGCGGCTATGTCCGCATCGATTTCTACTCCGACGAGCAACTGATTGCCTTGATTGAATCATTGCTCAATGGAGAAACCTTGTGA
- a CDS encoding glycosyltransferase family 4 protein: MASDSLHIALVWPYDAAYAGGVTEHVNQLTHYFRAWGHRVTLIAPYSKGTPPDPDFIPLGHVTPVAVNGSVARVSLSLTLGPKIRQIFQKHHFDIAHIHEPFSPTLPTTFLSRSSVPNVGTFHAAGTRSIGYTSILALLRRLEPKLHGRIAVSAAAQEFAHRYFPAEYTIIPNGVDIATYSTQQPSFGLNNASPSVLFVGRFNEERKGFRYLLEAMSYVQRTRPDTRLIVAGSGDPTPFLAAIRQWQIRHVEWLGYVSKAQLAALYQQTTLFCAPSTGGESFGIVLLEAMAAGAAVVAADNPGYRDVLDHRVQGLLVPARNAQALAVAILQLIEDQSLRAAMAEAGTIKAQLYAWDRVAQRVFAFYRGILSG, translated from the coding sequence ATGGCCAGCGATTCATTGCATATTGCCCTCGTATGGCCATACGATGCGGCCTACGCTGGCGGGGTAACCGAGCATGTCAATCAACTAACCCACTATTTCCGGGCCTGGGGCCATCGGGTGACCTTAATTGCGCCCTATTCCAAGGGCACTCCACCTGATCCCGATTTTATTCCGCTAGGTCATGTTACACCTGTTGCGGTCAATGGCTCGGTTGCGCGAGTTAGCCTTTCGTTAACTCTTGGGCCTAAAATTCGTCAAATTTTTCAAAAGCATCATTTTGACATTGCGCATATTCACGAGCCATTTTCGCCAACCCTGCCAACGACTTTTCTGAGCCGCTCCAGCGTGCCAAATGTTGGAACCTTCCACGCGGCGGGCACACGCTCGATTGGCTATACCTCAATTTTGGCCTTATTGCGACGCTTGGAACCAAAATTGCATGGACGAATTGCGGTTTCGGCAGCAGCTCAAGAATTTGCCCATCGCTATTTTCCCGCAGAGTATACAATTATCCCGAATGGGGTTGATATAGCGACCTACAGCACCCAGCAACCAAGCTTTGGCCTGAACAACGCCAGCCCAAGTGTCTTGTTTGTGGGCCGTTTCAACGAAGAACGCAAAGGCTTTCGCTATTTGCTCGAAGCGATGAGCTATGTGCAACGAACCCGGCCTGATACACGTTTAATTGTTGCAGGTAGTGGCGACCCAACTCCATTTCTTGCCGCCATTCGTCAATGGCAAATTCGCCATGTGGAATGGTTGGGCTATGTGAGCAAGGCCCAGTTAGCTGCCCTTTACCAACAAACGACCCTCTTTTGCGCACCCTCAACTGGTGGCGAGAGCTTTGGCATCGTCTTGCTTGAGGCCATGGCCGCTGGGGCAGCAGTGGTAGCTGCTGATAACCCTGGCTATCGCGATGTGTTGGATCATCGGGTGCAAGGGTTGCTGGTGCCAGCCCGCAATGCCCAAGCTTTGGCGGTTGCGATCTTGCAACTGATCGAAGATCAATCATTACGGGCTGCAATGGCAGAAGCGGGTACAATTAAGGCGCAACTCTATGCCTGGGATCGAGTTGCTCAACGTGTGTTTGCCTTCTACCGTGGCATTCTCTCTGGTTAG
- a CDS encoding CDP-alcohol phosphatidyltransferase family protein produces the protein MYSTGIKRWARQLMENFVAPVLSRLGITPNMVTLIGVLLTAGVAAVLANGSLQVGGVLLILSSIFDLFDGALARATNQSSRFGAFFDSIMDRYSEAVVFFGLLIFIHTKMVGSTTLALTLVYCSIIGSIMVSYARARAEGLSIPCETGWLGRPERITILCTCLILNWLMAGLWILAIFTNITAIQRIYHVWRTEQIANPQPKPVKSNRWNISRKQP, from the coding sequence ATGTACAGCACCGGCATCAAACGCTGGGCACGTCAATTAATGGAAAACTTTGTCGCTCCAGTGCTTAGTCGGCTCGGAATTACGCCCAATATGGTTACGCTGATCGGCGTTTTGTTGACTGCTGGAGTTGCGGCTGTGCTGGCAAATGGCAGTTTACAGGTCGGCGGCGTTTTGTTGATTCTGTCCAGTATTTTTGATCTGTTTGATGGGGCACTCGCTCGCGCCACCAATCAGAGTAGCCGCTTTGGTGCGTTCTTCGATTCAATTATGGATCGCTATAGTGAGGCGGTCGTCTTCTTTGGCCTGTTGATCTTTATTCATACCAAAATGGTGGGATCAACCACTTTAGCCCTGACTTTAGTCTACTGTTCGATCATTGGTTCGATTATGGTTAGCTATGCACGTGCTCGGGCTGAAGGCCTCAGTATTCCCTGTGAAACTGGCTGGCTCGGTCGGCCAGAACGGATCACAATTTTGTGCACCTGCTTGATTCTGAATTGGTTGATGGCTGGGCTATGGATTTTGGCGATTTTTACCAATATCACTGCCATCCAACGGATCTATCACGTTTGGCGTACCGAACAAATTGCCAACCCGCAACCTAAACCGGTTAAATCCAACCGTTGGAATATCAGCCGTAAGCAGCCCTAA
- a CDS encoding alpha/beta hydrolase — protein MTTAPTRAQHIKKAQRFANAQRLVSTIQRFLYRFKRSVGRQELSIPTEFGKVRVLGYGLENPNPTPILFDLHGGGFILGSADMDEAINLQFKQQVGCKIISIDYAKAPKFPYPTAVNQVYAVVKHFYENAERYAIDRKLMAIGGHSAGGNLSAVTCLKAKHEGQFQFVCQVLDYPPLDLATSPFDKPNPKGAIPPQIAAMFDACYREANQAKHPYVSPVYAEPADLVGLPPALFILAGRDSLHDEALRYEQMLKNAGVPTECYDYPDAAHGFTYKASADTTDALAKMVTFLQTYLATKR, from the coding sequence ATGACAACTGCTCCAACTCGTGCTCAACATATCAAAAAAGCCCAGCGTTTTGCCAATGCTCAGCGTTTGGTCAGCACAATTCAACGATTTTTGTATCGTTTTAAACGCTCGGTTGGCCGCCAAGAGCTATCCATTCCAACCGAATTTGGCAAAGTTCGGGTGCTTGGCTATGGCTTAGAAAATCCCAATCCAACCCCAATTTTGTTTGATTTGCATGGTGGTGGCTTTATTTTGGGCAGTGCCGATATGGACGAAGCCATCAATTTGCAATTTAAACAGCAAGTTGGCTGCAAAATTATCAGCATCGATTATGCCAAAGCGCCCAAATTCCCCTATCCCACAGCAGTTAATCAAGTATATGCGGTGGTCAAACATTTTTATGAAAACGCTGAGCGCTACGCAATCGATCGCAAGCTGATGGCGATTGGTGGGCATAGCGCTGGCGGGAATTTAAGCGCTGTAACCTGCCTCAAAGCTAAGCACGAAGGCCAATTTCAATTTGTCTGCCAAGTCCTCGATTATCCACCGTTGGATCTTGCGACCAGTCCGTTTGATAAGCCCAATCCCAAGGGCGCGATTCCGCCGCAGATAGCGGCAATGTTCGATGCTTGCTATCGCGAAGCCAATCAAGCCAAGCATCCATACGTCTCGCCTGTGTATGCTGAGCCAGCCGATTTAGTGGGTTTACCGCCAGCCTTGTTTATTCTGGCGGGGCGTGATTCGTTGCACGATGAGGCCTTGCGCTACGAGCAAATGCTCAAAAATGCTGGAGTACCCACAGAATGCTACGATTACCCCGATGCAGCTCATGGCTTTACTTACAAAGCCTCAGCCGATACAACTGATGCACTCGCCAAGATGGTGACATTTTTGCAAACATATCTCGCTACAAAACGCTAG